One window of the Balnearium lithotrophicum genome contains the following:
- a CDS encoding ABC transporter permease, with protein sequence MSRFLIKELILSLVHNRLRTLFGISGIVFGVVSVVLIVASIEGSSLLANRIIQKLGPDSVLIVSGSVKKGPRSGFRNLTLEDVKEIGRLEGIFALTYGVVKPMTMVSSLSQSKFSSVFGVGRDWLISWDYRVEEGRGFTEGDFQNLRKVAVVGHDVSDFLWPNQNPVGKTLLVGKTPFRVVGVYKKKGKTPNGHNLDNRVFIPFPVFDRVIEKTYGHISIIRFRVLDLDSYNKIVSETREILLKHHKPDEFMVITPTVVKKFLSMLSATLALFLGIASTTALVIGGFVLSSIFYINIQVRQWEIGLRRALGATGREILYRILYEAVLISVISSIFGVIVGYILIGKLLPLLNIPVVYPLKAFVISSLFSLIVCLFAVYFPAKKAASFEPVRALRRKA encoded by the coding sequence ATGAGTAGATTTCTGATAAAGGAGCTCATCCTTTCACTCGTTCACAACAGGCTGAGAACCCTCTTTGGAATTTCGGGAATAGTTTTCGGTGTCGTTTCTGTTGTTTTAATTGTTGCGTCAATAGAAGGAAGTTCATTACTTGCTAACAGAATAATTCAGAAGTTAGGTCCAGATTCTGTTTTAATAGTTTCCGGTTCTGTTAAAAAGGGTCCAAGGAGTGGCTTTAGAAACTTAACGTTAGAGGATGTAAAGGAAATTGGGAGATTAGAGGGAATATTTGCGCTGACCTACGGAGTTGTTAAACCTATGACTATGGTTTCAAGCCTTTCCCAGTCAAAGTTTTCCTCTGTTTTTGGAGTTGGTAGAGACTGGCTAATTTCTTGGGACTACAGAGTTGAGGAGGGAAGGGGATTTACCGAGGGTGATTTTCAGAATTTGAGAAAGGTTGCTGTTGTTGGACACGACGTTAGCGATTTTCTATGGCCAAACCAGAACCCAGTTGGAAAGACCCTCTTGGTTGGAAAAACCCCTTTTAGAGTGGTAGGAGTTTATAAAAAGAAGGGAAAGACTCCGAACGGCCACAATTTGGACAACAGAGTCTTTATTCCTTTTCCCGTTTTTGACAGGGTTATCGAAAAGACCTACGGGCATATAAGCATTATCAGGTTTAGGGTTTTGGATTTGGATAGCTACAACAAAATAGTTTCTGAAACGAGAGAGATTCTACTTAAACACCACAAACCGGACGAATTCATGGTTATAACACCGACCGTTGTTAAGAAATTTCTATCAATGCTATCTGCGACTCTTGCTCTGTTTTTAGGAATTGCCTCAACAACGGCATTAGTAATAGGGGGATTTGTCCTTTCGTCGATTTTTTATATAAATATACAGGTGAGACAGTGGGAAATTGGACTGAGAAGGGCTTTAGGAGCAACAGGGAGAGAGATTCTCTACAGGATTCTCTACGAAGCCGTTTTAATATCTGTAATTTCCTCAATTTTTGGAGTCATTGTAGGTTACATCTTAATAGGAAAGCTCCTTCCTCTTTTAAACATTCCTGTTGTCTACCCTTTAAAAGCCTTTGTTATATCCTCTCTCTTCTCCCTTATCGTTTGCCTCTTTGCTGTCTACTTTCCTGCAAAAAAGGCGGCCTCTTTTGAGCCTGTTAGAGCTCTCAGGAGGAAGGCTTAA
- a CDS encoding ABC transporter ATP-binding protein: MALIELRNVRKVYRQGDLEVEVLKGIDLSIERGEFVSIMGPSGSGKSTLMYILGCLDRPTSGEYILDGRNVLELSDEELSKLRAEYIGFVFQAFYLVPYLNVLDNVVLPVEYLPKERRRELFSKVSPEERAKELLSRLGMEERLSFKPEELSGGQKQRTAIARALINSPEIILADEPTGQLDTASGRAVLEIFKELNSEGKTVVVVTHDPEVARQAKRVIRIQDGAIVG, from the coding sequence ATGGCGCTGATAGAGCTCCGTAACGTCAGGAAGGTTTACAGACAGGGGGATTTAGAGGTTGAGGTTTTAAAGGGAATAGACCTTTCGATAGAGAGGGGGGAGTTTGTCTCTATAATGGGACCTTCAGGTTCGGGAAAGTCAACCTTGATGTACATTTTGGGCTGTTTGGACAGGCCTACAAGTGGTGAGTACATTTTGGACGGGAGGAACGTTTTGGAGCTCTCAGACGAGGAACTTTCAAAGCTAAGGGCTGAATACATAGGCTTTGTCTTCCAGGCATTTTACCTTGTTCCCTACCTCAACGTTTTGGACAACGTTGTCCTACCGGTTGAGTACCTTCCGAAGGAAAGGAGAAGGGAGCTCTTTTCAAAAGTTTCTCCTGAGGAGAGGGCAAAGGAACTTCTAAGCCGTTTGGGAATGGAGGAGAGGCTCTCGTTTAAACCGGAGGAGCTTTCTGGAGGACAGAAACAGAGAACTGCAATTGCGAGAGCTCTGATTAACTCTCCAGAGATTATTCTTGCAGATGAACCGACAGGACAGTTGGACACGGCTTCCGGAAGGGCAGTTCTTGAGATTTTCAAGGAGCTTAACTCTGAGGGAAAAACAGTAGTGGTTGTTACACACGACCCTGAAGTGGCAAGACAGGCCAAAAGGGTCATTAGAATTCAGGATGGAGCCATCGTTGGATGA
- the msrB gene encoding peptide-methionine (R)-S-oxide reductase MsrB: MRRRFDDSHLTDFERWVIFKKGTEPPFQNRYWNHFERGVYVCKLCRQPLFRSEDKFLSYSGWPSFDSSIPGSVKEIPEEFPDDRIEVVCSRCGAHLGHVFYGEGYTEKGVRYCINSASIDFVPEEEDGADRAP; this comes from the coding sequence TTGAGAAGGAGATTTGACGATAGCCATCTGACCGATTTTGAAAGGTGGGTAATTTTCAAGAAGGGGACAGAACCTCCGTTTCAAAACAGGTACTGGAACCACTTTGAAAGGGGAGTTTACGTCTGTAAGCTGTGCAGACAACCCTTGTTTAGGAGTGAGGATAAGTTCCTCTCCTACTCTGGCTGGCCTTCCTTTGATAGTTCAATTCCCGGTTCTGTAAAGGAAATTCCTGAGGAGTTTCCAGATGACAGGATTGAGGTTGTATGTTCAAGGTGTGGAGCACACTTGGGACATGTCTTCTACGGGGAGGGATATACTGAAAAGGGCGTTCGTTACTGTATAAATTCTGCTTCGATAGACTTTGTCCCTGAGGAAGAGGATGGCGCTGATAGAGCTCCGTAA
- a CDS encoding molybdenum cofactor biosynthesis protein MoaE — protein MRPSVDELIDKVKRNSNPENLGMILVHNGIVRESSRSGERVSEMELSFDSEKLNEVVSEIEKKDGIEAVEVWINKGRLKVGDDIMVVVVAGRFRSDVLPAFEELISRIKKEVVVEKEI, from the coding sequence TTGAGGCCGTCTGTAGATGAGTTAATTGATAAGGTAAAGAGGAATTCAAATCCTGAAAACTTGGGGATGATTCTGGTTCACAACGGAATTGTTAGGGAGAGCTCCCGCTCAGGGGAGAGGGTTTCCGAGATGGAGCTCTCCTTTGATAGTGAAAAACTGAATGAGGTTGTCTCTGAGATTGAAAAAAAGGACGGAATCGAGGCCGTTGAGGTATGGATAAACAAGGGAAGGTTGAAGGTAGGAGACGACATAATGGTTGTTGTTGTTGCAGGGAGGTTTAGAAGTGATGTTCTCCCTGCATTTGAGGAACTCATTTCCCGTATAAAGAAGGAGGTTGTTGTTGAGAAGGAGATTTGA
- the mobA gene encoding NTP transferase domain-containing protein, which produces MISVCVLAGGKSSRFGADKLTAPFRGKFLISNILDELIDFPEVILITKFPFKFLPLVRTYHNLKVVVESFPEFSPIYGIYTGLRSAKFEKVVFVPGDVPLLKGELVRELSFEVPPAVVVEGNRIHSLFTVISKLSLLKVEEFLRSGRHKLRELHGELNSRPIPFEKFQHLDFIRDSLKNVNRQEDYIEAVCR; this is translated from the coding sequence CTGATAAGTGTATGCGTTCTGGCAGGTGGTAAGAGCTCCCGATTTGGAGCTGATAAGCTCACAGCTCCCTTTAGAGGAAAGTTCTTAATTTCAAACATTCTTGATGAGCTAATCGATTTTCCTGAGGTTATCCTAATAACTAAATTTCCGTTTAAGTTTCTACCGCTGGTGAGGACTTATCACAATTTAAAAGTTGTTGTTGAAAGTTTCCCTGAATTTTCTCCCATTTACGGAATTTACACGGGACTGAGGAGTGCAAAATTTGAGAAGGTTGTTTTCGTTCCAGGCGACGTTCCTCTTTTGAAGGGTGAGCTCGTTAGGGAGCTCTCCTTTGAGGTTCCACCTGCCGTTGTTGTAGAGGGGAATAGGATTCACTCGCTGTTTACGGTAATCTCAAAACTTTCACTGCTGAAAGTTGAGGAGTTTCTGAGAAGTGGAAGGCACAAGTTGAGGGAGCTCCACGGGGAACTAAATTCCCGTCCTATTCCCTTTGAGAAATTCCAGCATCTTGACTTTATAAGGGATTCACTGAAGAACGTTAATAGACAGGAGGACTACATTGAGGCCGTCTGTAGATGA